A region from the Streptosporangium sp. NBC_01756 genome encodes:
- a CDS encoding M56 family metallopeptidase produces the protein MITAAALATLALVCAVGAWRFTRARWTYRAPHVAIVLWQALGVTWGLAGTGALLAYALEPYGQGVLHGLAAFASSALGAGDGPLEPYDLPRILALVAGLTALTVLVMVLLSAGVQTLRARHRHRVLLTLIAREDPGVPGVRVVDHPGATAYCVPGLRSQVVVSAGTLKLLSADELTAVLAHETAHVRERHDLVLLPFAALRRALPWSRFIATVQNEVSLLVEMAADDVARRYCSPRRLATALLRFGTAGAVPTPNGALGAAGSSSAVMARVERLITPGPYLPLGVRYSIVAFSVTLTASAPLLWLIPH, from the coding sequence GTGATAACCGCGGCAGCCCTGGCGACACTCGCCTTGGTCTGCGCGGTTGGAGCCTGGCGGTTCACCCGGGCGCGGTGGACCTACCGGGCCCCGCATGTCGCCATCGTCCTGTGGCAGGCGCTCGGCGTCACCTGGGGCCTGGCCGGGACCGGCGCGCTGCTCGCCTACGCCCTGGAGCCCTACGGCCAGGGCGTGCTGCACGGTCTCGCCGCCTTCGCCTCCTCCGCGCTCGGCGCCGGGGACGGCCCGCTCGAACCCTACGACCTGCCGCGCATCCTGGCCCTCGTCGCCGGGCTGACCGCGCTCACCGTACTCGTCATGGTGCTGCTGAGCGCGGGCGTGCAGACGCTCCGCGCCCGGCACCGCCACCGCGTCCTGCTCACCCTCATCGCCCGCGAGGATCCCGGGGTCCCCGGCGTGCGGGTGGTCGACCACCCGGGGGCCACCGCCTACTGCGTACCCGGCCTCCGCTCCCAGGTCGTCGTCAGCGCGGGCACCCTGAAGCTGCTGTCCGCCGACGAGCTGACCGCGGTGCTCGCCCACGAGACCGCGCACGTCCGCGAGCGCCACGACCTGGTGCTGCTCCCCTTCGCCGCGCTGCGCCGGGCGCTGCCCTGGTCGCGATTCATCGCGACCGTGCAGAACGAGGTCAGCCTGCTGGTGGAGATGGCCGCCGACGACGTGGCCCGCCGCTACTGCTCCCCGCGCCGGCTGGCCACCGCCCTGCTCCGCTTCGGCACGGCGGGCGCGGTGCCGACCCCGAACGGAGCGCTCGGCGCGGCCGGCTCCTCCTCGGCGGTGATGGCCCGGGTCGAGCGCCTCATCACCCCCGGCCCGTACCTACCCCTCGGGGTCCGCTACAGCATCGTCGCCTTCTCCGTCACCTTGACCGCTTCCGCGCCTTTGCTCTGGTTGATTCCGCACTGA
- a CDS encoding helix-turn-helix domain-containing protein, with protein MALPKVGSIGEYIREQRTQAKISLRQLASAAGVSNPYLSQIERGLRKPSAEILNQIAKGLHISSQALYVQAGLIEEREPDNDVLSAIRTDRLITERQRQVLIDIYESFRKENRAAEADGDGDGDTFQEARPAPEPQGGDAGSSPNDDAPLPEGYLAALKPYEAPSANGDATSETKEG; from the coding sequence ATGGCATTACCCAAGGTCGGCTCGATCGGCGAGTACATCCGCGAGCAGCGCACGCAGGCGAAGATCTCCCTGCGCCAGCTCGCCAGCGCGGCGGGGGTCTCCAACCCCTACCTCAGCCAGATCGAGCGGGGACTGCGCAAGCCCAGTGCGGAGATCCTGAACCAGATCGCCAAGGGGCTGCACATCTCGTCGCAGGCGCTGTACGTCCAAGCCGGTCTCATCGAGGAGCGCGAGCCGGACAACGATGTGCTGAGCGCGATCAGGACCGACCGCCTCATCACGGAGCGCCAGCGCCAGGTGCTGATCGACATCTACGAGTCGTTCCGCAAGGAGAACCGGGCCGCGGAGGCGGACGGGGACGGGGACGGGGACACCTTCCAGGAGGCACGTCCCGCACCGGAGCCGCAGGGAGGCGACGCCGGCTCCTCGCCGAACGACGACGCACCGCTGCCCGAGGGATATCTCGCCGCGCTGAAGCCCTACGAGGCACCTTCGGCCAACGGCGACGCCACATCGGAAACCAAGGAAGGTTGA
- a CDS encoding SDR family oxidoreductase, whose product MNKTAVVTGASSGIGEATARRLAAEGFDVVAAARRRDRLDGLAAEVPGIRAVTLDVTSQESVDELAAALDRCDVLVNNAGGAIGLEPVASGDAADWQKMYDINVLGSLRVTQALLPRLVESGDGVLVMLTSVAGLVSYEGGGGYNAAKHAQSSMTEVLRLELCGEPVRIVEIAPGMVHTEEFALNRFRGDSAAADRVYQGVPDPLSADDVADAVAWCVTRPAHVNIDRLVIRPRAQAAQHKVHRV is encoded by the coding sequence ATGAACAAGACAGCAGTGGTGACAGGTGCCAGCAGCGGGATCGGCGAGGCGACGGCGCGCCGGCTGGCGGCCGAGGGCTTCGACGTGGTGGCCGCCGCGCGGCGCCGGGACCGGCTGGACGGGCTGGCCGCCGAGGTGCCCGGGATCCGCGCGGTGACCCTGGACGTGACCTCCCAGGAGTCGGTCGACGAGCTCGCCGCCGCCCTGGACCGCTGCGACGTGCTGGTCAACAACGCGGGCGGCGCGATCGGCCTGGAGCCGGTGGCGAGCGGGGACGCGGCCGACTGGCAGAAGATGTACGACATCAACGTGCTGGGCTCGCTCCGTGTCACCCAGGCGCTGCTGCCCCGGCTCGTCGAGTCGGGCGACGGGGTGCTGGTGATGCTGACCTCGGTCGCCGGGCTGGTCTCCTACGAGGGCGGCGGCGGTTACAACGCGGCCAAGCATGCCCAGAGCTCCATGACCGAGGTGCTCCGGCTGGAGTTGTGCGGCGAGCCGGTCCGGATCGTCGAGATCGCCCCCGGCATGGTCCACACCGAGGAGTTCGCCCTCAACCGCTTCCGCGGTGACTCCGCCGCCGCCGACCGCGTCTACCAGGGCGTCCCCGATCCGCTGTCGGCCGACGACGTGGCCGACGCCGTGGCGTGGTGCGTCACCCGTCCCGCCCACGTGAACATCGACCGCCTGGTCATCCGTCCCCGCGCCCAGGCCGCCCAGCACAAGGTCCACCGCGTCTGA
- a CDS encoding VOC family protein — protein MTQNAQGTGERLSRLEISDAVGDLGWRYILGVVRASVPVASLTQGCEVAARVAAVAGDDADGSLWMDVRRDQVIITLQSLAAARVTPLEIELAHRISSTVDGLGLRLDAGAGERGARSAQLIEIAVDALDIAAVRPFWKAVLGYGDEAGASGPEDPLVDPAGQGPAVWFQQMDAPRPQRNRIHFDVSVPHDEAPHRIKAALAAGGVLLSDAAAPAFWVLADAEGNEVCVTTWQGRD, from the coding sequence ATGACACAGAATGCTCAAGGCACGGGTGAAAGACTGAGCCGCCTGGAGATCTCCGACGCGGTCGGCGATCTGGGGTGGCGCTACATCCTGGGGGTCGTGCGCGCGTCGGTGCCCGTGGCGTCACTGACGCAGGGGTGCGAGGTCGCCGCGCGGGTGGCGGCCGTGGCCGGCGACGACGCCGACGGCAGTCTGTGGATGGACGTCCGCCGGGATCAAGTGATCATCACGCTGCAGTCCCTCGCCGCCGCCCGGGTGACCCCGCTGGAGATCGAGCTCGCCCACCGGATCTCCTCGACCGTGGACGGGCTCGGACTACGCCTCGACGCCGGAGCCGGTGAGCGGGGGGCACGGTCCGCCCAGCTCATCGAGATCGCCGTCGACGCGCTCGACATCGCCGCCGTCCGCCCGTTCTGGAAGGCCGTGCTGGGCTACGGCGACGAGGCCGGCGCGTCGGGGCCCGAGGACCCGCTCGTCGACCCCGCCGGTCAGGGGCCGGCGGTCTGGTTCCAGCAGATGGACGCGCCGCGGCCGCAGCGCAACCGGATCCACTTCGACGTCTCGGTCCCGCACGACGAGGCGCCCCATCGCATCAAAGCCGCGCTGGCCGCGGGCGGAGTGCTGCTGTCCGACGCCGCGGCCCCCGCCTTCTGGGTGCTGGCGGACGCGGAGGGCAACGAGGTCTGCGTGACGACCTGGCAGGGCAGGGACTGA
- a CDS encoding serine/threonine-protein kinase, with protein MSPPEHGGLRAGDVLTRRYLLLEPIAWGGMSVIWRAFDQSLQRMVAVKLLDGEIGADRGGRELIRREARATARLIHPDAIEVYDYGEAVTSYGRLAAYVVMRLLEGRPLSDRISEGPLPWADAALIAARLANVLAAAHERGIVHRDVTAENVLLTATGAKLLDFGIAAFIGEDGEDHVSDYGTPPYLAPERLTGVTADPASDVYALGVLLFEMLTGGTPYPERTWEEIENVRRLGPPPTVCAPGLPPAVAALCRSCLSQEPGARPKAQDVADGLTAALTGASGTGGTLLLRWTVTAVAVLVLGALTWNQLAVGADPRPGSGTAQGRRAGPATPSAVVGTSLPGASGTVRATVPAIPLHSAPATVSSTAPGPTGSPPSRTSIGGGHELPEPRTVRTENAPTAPPRAKTVRSSVPSLGQSVRRFNALLAEGASAGWIRPDVALDLRQVLAGSVCCSRDLTPIRGKIADRHREGTLSDDFRQVLESQLRLVAVALTG; from the coding sequence GTGAGTCCGCCTGAGCACGGCGGACTCCGCGCGGGTGACGTGCTCACCCGCCGATACCTGTTGCTGGAACCGATCGCGTGGGGAGGCATGAGCGTCATCTGGCGGGCCTTCGACCAGTCGCTGCAGCGGATGGTCGCGGTCAAGCTGCTGGACGGCGAGATCGGCGCCGACCGGGGAGGCCGCGAACTCATCCGCCGTGAGGCCCGCGCCACCGCACGGCTCATCCATCCCGACGCGATCGAGGTGTACGACTACGGGGAGGCCGTGACCTCCTACGGCCGCCTCGCCGCCTACGTGGTCATGCGCCTGCTGGAGGGGCGCCCGCTGTCCGACCGGATCTCCGAGGGGCCGCTGCCCTGGGCGGACGCGGCACTGATCGCCGCCCGGCTGGCCAACGTGCTGGCCGCCGCCCACGAGCGGGGCATCGTCCACCGGGACGTCACCGCCGAGAACGTGCTGCTGACCGCGACCGGCGCCAAGCTGCTCGACTTCGGCATCGCGGCGTTCATCGGGGAGGACGGCGAGGACCACGTCTCCGACTACGGCACGCCCCCCTACCTCGCGCCCGAGCGGCTCACCGGCGTGACCGCCGACCCGGCGAGCGACGTCTACGCACTCGGGGTGCTGCTCTTCGAGATGCTCACCGGTGGCACGCCGTACCCGGAACGGACCTGGGAGGAGATCGAGAACGTCCGGCGGCTGGGGCCTCCGCCCACCGTCTGCGCCCCGGGGCTGCCCCCCGCGGTGGCCGCGCTCTGCCGGAGCTGCCTGTCGCAGGAACCGGGGGCGCGGCCGAAGGCGCAGGACGTGGCGGACGGCCTCACCGCGGCGCTGACCGGAGCCTCCGGAACCGGAGGAACCCTCCTTCTGCGCTGGACGGTGACCGCGGTCGCGGTGCTGGTCCTGGGGGCTCTCACCTGGAACCAGCTCGCCGTCGGCGCGGACCCGCGGCCGGGTTCCGGCACCGCCCAGGGGCGGCGGGCCGGGCCCGCCACCCCTTCGGCCGTCGTCGGCACGTCTCTGCCCGGCGCATCCGGTACGGTGCGGGCGACCGTACCCGCCATCCCCCTGCACAGTGCCCCGGCGACCGTGTCAAGCACGGCTCCCGGCCCCACCGGGAGTCCTCCATCGCGTACGTCCATCGGAGGCGGGCACGAGCTGCCCGAGCCACGGACCGTCCGGACGGAGAACGCCCCGACCGCCCCTCCCCGGGCGAAGACGGTCCGGTCGTCGGTGCCGAGCCTCGGCCAGAGCGTGCGGCGTTTCAACGCGCTGCTGGCCGAGGGGGCGAGCGCGGGCTGGATCCGTCCCGACGTGGCACTGGACCTGCGGCAGGTGCTGGCCGGCAGCGTCTGCTGCTCCCGCGACCTCACCCCGATCCGAGGGAAGATCGCCGATCGGCACCGGGAGGGCACGCTGTCCGACGACTTCCGCCAGGTGCTGGAGTCGCAGCTCAGGCTCGTGGCGGTCGCGCTCACCGGATGA
- a CDS encoding class I SAM-dependent methyltransferase, with the protein MGRPIGAITRGTTGHNRLRRADRWIAAVHGRLLRIADRPLVVDLGYGASHTTTLELFLRLRRICPSVEVVGIEIDPARVAAAKPYERPGLSFALGGFELPVSRPPLLVRAFNVLRQYGEAEAWDYWTMLRGRIAPGGVIVEGTCSEVGHRAVWAGLDGSGPRTLTFSARFDAFERPSDLAERLPKTLIHRNVPGEPIHAFLRDFDHAWAVTAPLGPYGSRQRWIAAVRTLAGAWPVAERPSLGGPARWRLGELTLPWSAVAPLLPESHPGAG; encoded by the coding sequence ATGGGGAGACCGATCGGGGCGATCACCAGGGGGACGACGGGACACAACCGGCTGCGGCGGGCCGACCGGTGGATCGCCGCCGTCCACGGCCGTCTCCTGCGCATCGCGGACCGCCCGCTGGTGGTCGACCTCGGCTACGGGGCCTCGCACACCACGACCCTGGAGCTGTTCCTGCGGCTGCGGAGGATCTGCCCGTCGGTCGAGGTCGTCGGCATCGAGATCGACCCGGCCAGGGTGGCGGCGGCGAAGCCGTACGAACGCCCGGGGCTGTCCTTCGCGCTGGGCGGCTTCGAACTGCCGGTGAGCCGGCCGCCCCTGCTGGTCCGGGCGTTCAACGTGCTGCGGCAGTACGGCGAGGCCGAGGCGTGGGACTACTGGACGATGCTCCGCGGCAGGATCGCCCCGGGCGGGGTGATCGTCGAGGGCACCTGCTCGGAGGTGGGCCACCGCGCGGTCTGGGCCGGGCTGGACGGCTCCGGCCCCCGGACGCTGACCTTCTCCGCCCGGTTCGACGCCTTCGAACGCCCCTCCGACCTGGCCGAACGCCTGCCCAAGACGCTGATCCACCGCAACGTCCCCGGCGAGCCCATCCACGCCTTCCTCCGCGACTTCGACCACGCGTGGGCGGTCACCGCCCCCCTGGGCCCGTACGGCTCACGCCAGCGGTGGATCGCCGCCGTGCGGACGCTCGCCGGAGCCTGGCCCGTGGCGGAACGCCCCTCGCTGGGCGGCCCCGCCCGCTGGAGGCTCGGCGAGCTCACCCTCCCCTGGTCGGCCGTCGCCCCCCTGCTCCCGGAATCACACCCGGGGGCGGGCTGA
- a CDS encoding LacI family DNA-binding transcriptional regulator — translation MLRSLGALPPVRNLGVEEVMSDLPTLAQVAAEAGVSPATASRVITGSVRVSTSTRRQVHDAISRLGYVRHRAPRGGTGRRSDQVVAIVVCEPAHRLFTEPFYARMITAAEEVLTGHGVPLAVMTATAATSTIATPPLVAGGVDGVLLISARDRHPLAVTLAASGIPVRCAGRPPDGIDLPHIDMDNRDGGRQAAEHFLLGGRRAIGVIAGPPGLPAARDRLDGFVQTLNLAGMTGVPVAYGDFTHSSGVHGMQWLLRRMPHVDAVFAASDVMAAAAVQTLRRTSRRVPDDVAVIGFDDAPVARRTSPTLTTVRQPVEEFAALATRLLLLSMTSSDLPRNNPMLPTELVVRESA, via the coding sequence ATGCTACGTTCACTGGGAGCGCTCCCACCTGTGCGGAATCTTGGTGTGGAGGAAGTTATGTCTGATCTACCCACACTTGCCCAGGTCGCGGCAGAGGCAGGAGTTTCTCCTGCCACCGCATCCCGGGTAATCACCGGTTCAGTCAGGGTCAGTACCTCGACCCGCAGACAGGTGCATGACGCGATCTCGCGTCTCGGTTATGTACGGCATCGCGCGCCCCGCGGCGGGACCGGACGCCGATCCGATCAGGTCGTGGCCATCGTGGTCTGCGAGCCCGCGCACCGGCTGTTCACCGAACCCTTCTACGCAAGGATGATCACTGCGGCGGAGGAGGTGCTCACCGGTCACGGCGTGCCACTCGCCGTGATGACGGCCACCGCCGCCACGTCCACCATCGCCACACCACCGCTCGTCGCCGGAGGAGTCGACGGCGTCCTGCTGATCAGCGCGCGGGACCGGCATCCGCTCGCGGTGACCCTGGCCGCGTCCGGCATTCCCGTACGGTGCGCGGGCCGACCGCCGGACGGCATCGACCTCCCGCACATCGACATGGACAACCGCGACGGCGGCAGGCAGGCCGCCGAGCACTTCCTCCTCGGCGGCCGGCGGGCCATCGGCGTCATCGCGGGACCACCCGGGCTGCCCGCGGCGCGGGACCGGCTCGACGGCTTCGTCCAGACGCTCAACCTGGCCGGGATGACCGGCGTGCCGGTGGCCTACGGCGACTTCACCCACTCCTCGGGAGTGCACGGCATGCAGTGGCTGCTGCGCCGTATGCCGCACGTGGACGCCGTGTTCGCCGCCTCCGACGTGATGGCCGCGGCGGCCGTGCAGACCCTGCGCCGCACCAGCCGCCGGGTGCCGGACGACGTGGCCGTGATCGGCTTCGACGACGCACCCGTCGCCCGGCGGACCTCTCCCACGCTCACCACCGTCCGCCAGCCCGTGGAGGAGTTCGCCGCATTGGCCACCCGGTTGCTCCTGCTCTCGATGACCTCTTCCGACCTGCCGAGGAACAATCCGATGCTCCCCACTGAGCTGGTGGTCCGTGAGTCCGCCTGA
- the mshA gene encoding D-inositol-3-phosphate glycosyltransferase, which yields MSVRRRRVNRVATISMHTSPLDQPGTGDAGGMNVYIVEVAKRLATLGVEVEIFTRQTSRELPPVAELAPGVSVRHVTAGPYEELDKGDLPGQLCGFLSGVLRTEAMYDPGRYDVIHSHYWLSGQVGWLAKERWGVPLVHTMHTMAKVKNLLLAKGDRPEPTARVLGEEQVVQVADRLVANTPTEARELIELYGAAPGRVEVVNPGVNLTVFQPASKGAARHRLALPQDAHVLLFVGRVQPLKGPDVLLRAAARMLVDDPSLRSRLVVACVGGLSGNGRAQPSYLTDLAASLGISDVVRIVPPAPQYGLADWYRAADVTVVPSHNESFGLVALESQACGTPVAAASVGGLRTAVRDGVSGVLVDGHDPHDWAQVLSRFVRRPAWRDTLSTGAVTHAAAFGWSATAARLADVYVGAMANLHHTPIAVGS from the coding sequence ATGTCGGTGAGGCGACGACGGGTCAACCGAGTCGCGACGATCAGCATGCACACGTCTCCCCTCGACCAACCGGGGACCGGAGACGCGGGCGGCATGAACGTCTACATCGTCGAGGTGGCCAAACGCCTCGCCACGCTGGGTGTGGAGGTCGAGATCTTCACCCGGCAGACCTCCCGCGAGCTGCCACCGGTCGCCGAACTCGCCCCGGGCGTCTCGGTCCGCCACGTCACCGCCGGGCCGTACGAGGAGCTCGACAAAGGCGACCTGCCCGGCCAGCTCTGCGGTTTCCTGTCGGGTGTGCTGCGCACCGAGGCCATGTACGACCCGGGCCGCTACGACGTGATCCACTCCCACTACTGGCTCTCCGGCCAGGTGGGCTGGCTGGCCAAGGAGCGCTGGGGCGTGCCGCTGGTGCACACCATGCACACCATGGCCAAGGTCAAGAACCTCCTGCTCGCCAAGGGCGACAGACCCGAGCCGACCGCCCGTGTGCTGGGCGAGGAGCAGGTCGTCCAGGTGGCAGACCGGCTGGTGGCCAACACCCCGACCGAGGCCCGGGAGCTCATCGAGTTGTACGGCGCCGCCCCCGGCCGCGTCGAGGTCGTCAACCCCGGTGTGAACCTCACGGTCTTCCAGCCCGCGTCCAAGGGCGCGGCCCGCCACCGGCTCGCGCTGCCGCAGGACGCCCACGTGCTGCTGTTCGTGGGCCGCGTACAGCCGCTCAAAGGCCCCGACGTACTGCTGCGCGCCGCAGCCCGGATGCTCGTCGACGATCCCTCGCTCCGGTCCAGGCTCGTCGTCGCCTGCGTCGGAGGCCTCAGCGGCAACGGACGGGCCCAGCCCTCCTACCTCACCGACCTCGCCGCCTCCCTGGGTATCTCCGACGTGGTCAGGATCGTCCCACCGGCGCCCCAGTACGGTCTGGCCGACTGGTACCGCGCGGCAGACGTTACGGTGGTCCCCTCGCACAACGAGTCGTTCGGCCTGGTCGCCCTGGAGTCCCAGGCCTGCGGCACGCCGGTCGCCGCGGCATCCGTGGGCGGCCTGCGCACCGCCGTACGCGACGGGGTCTCCGGCGTGCTCGTCGACGGTCACGACCCGCATGACTGGGCACAGGTGCTCAGCCGGTTCGTGCGCCGCCCGGCCTGGCGCGACACGCTCTCGACGGGGGCGGTGACCCATGCCGCGGCCTTCGGCTGGTCGGCCACCGCGGCCCGGCTCGCGGACGTCTACGTGGGGGCGATGGCGAATCTTCACCACACCCCGATCGCGGTCGGCTCGTAG
- a CDS encoding YbjN domain-containing protein, translating into MRETIEAALKGAEVSYEEPRPGAFLAKLPGQHKLATMTWLILGDQALHVEAFFCRQPDENHADFYRWLLTKNGSTYGVHFALDPIGDVYLVGRIPLAAISEGEIDRLLGCVLTYSDEGFDRALELGFASSIRREWEWRAKRGESLANLQAFARFADPDR; encoded by the coding sequence ATGCGTGAAACGATCGAGGCGGCGCTGAAAGGCGCGGAGGTCTCCTACGAGGAGCCCCGGCCGGGGGCCTTCCTGGCGAAGCTCCCCGGCCAGCACAAGCTCGCGACCATGACGTGGCTGATTCTGGGGGACCAGGCCCTGCACGTGGAGGCGTTCTTCTGCCGCCAGCCTGACGAGAACCACGCCGACTTCTACCGCTGGCTGCTGACCAAGAACGGCTCCACGTACGGCGTGCACTTCGCCCTCGACCCGATCGGCGACGTCTACCTCGTCGGCCGGATCCCGCTGGCGGCGATCTCTGAAGGTGAGATCGACCGGCTGCTCGGCTGCGTGCTCACCTACTCCGACGAGGGCTTCGACCGGGCGCTGGAGCTGGGTTTCGCCTCCTCGATCCGGCGTGAGTGGGAGTGGCGCGCCAAGCGCGGCGAGTCGCTCGCCAACCTGCAGGCGTTCGCCCGGTTCGCCGACCCCGACCGCTGA
- a CDS encoding O-acetyl-ADP-ribose deacetylase, giving the protein MEIRLIQGDITGQEVDAVVNAANSSLLGGGGVDGAIHRRGGPEILQECRALRASHYGRGLPTGQAVATTAGHLPARWVIHTVGPVHSAAEDRSALLASCYRESLRVADELGAATVAFPAISTGVYGWPMDDGARIALSTVRWTPTSVTEVRFVLFDAVAYATFESALA; this is encoded by the coding sequence ATGGAGATCAGACTGATCCAGGGGGACATCACCGGACAGGAGGTCGACGCGGTGGTCAACGCGGCGAACTCCTCGCTGCTGGGCGGCGGAGGCGTCGACGGGGCCATCCACCGCCGGGGCGGTCCGGAGATCCTGCAGGAGTGCCGGGCCCTGCGGGCGTCGCACTACGGCCGGGGCCTGCCCACCGGGCAGGCGGTCGCCACCACCGCCGGCCACCTCCCCGCCCGCTGGGTGATCCACACCGTCGGCCCGGTCCACTCGGCGGCGGAGGACCGTTCGGCGCTGCTCGCCTCGTGCTACCGCGAGTCGTTGCGGGTCGCCGACGAGCTGGGGGCCGCCACCGTGGCCTTCCCCGCGATCTCGACCGGGGTCTACGGCTGGCCGATGGACGACGGCGCCCGCATCGCGCTGTCGACCGTACGGTGGACGCCCACGAGCGTCACCGAGGTCAGGTTCGTGCTGTTCGACGCGGTGGCCTACGCCACCTTCGAGAGCGCGCTCGCCTGA
- a CDS encoding phosphoglyceromutase → MATLVLLRHGESEWNAKGLFTGWVDAGLSATGEEEARRGGRLLLEAGVRPDVVHTSVLTRAIQTANLALGAADLLWLPVTRSWRLNERHYGALQGKDKAQTRAEFGDEQFMLWRRSYDTPPPPIADDDEFSQIGDARYAALPDELLPRTECLKDVVDRMLPYWYDQIVPDLSAGRTVLVVAHGNSLRALVKHLDGIGDDEIAGLNIPTGIPLRYELDDDFRPITKGGLYLDPEAAEAAIKAVANQGK, encoded by the coding sequence ATGGCGACTTTGGTGCTGCTGCGGCACGGTGAGAGCGAGTGGAACGCTAAGGGTCTGTTCACCGGTTGGGTGGACGCGGGACTCTCGGCCACGGGCGAGGAGGAGGCGCGGCGCGGCGGCCGGCTGCTGCTGGAGGCCGGAGTGCGGCCTGACGTGGTCCACACCTCGGTGCTGACCCGGGCGATCCAGACGGCCAACCTCGCACTGGGCGCCGCCGACCTGCTCTGGCTGCCCGTCACCCGCTCCTGGCGGCTCAACGAGCGCCACTACGGTGCGCTGCAGGGCAAGGACAAGGCGCAGACGCGCGCCGAGTTCGGCGACGAGCAGTTCATGCTCTGGCGCCGTTCCTACGACACCCCGCCGCCCCCGATCGCCGACGACGACGAGTTCTCGCAGATCGGCGACGCGCGCTACGCGGCGCTGCCGGACGAGCTGCTGCCGAGGACCGAGTGCCTCAAGGACGTCGTCGACCGTATGCTCCCCTACTGGTATGACCAGATCGTGCCGGACCTGTCGGCGGGCAGGACCGTCCTGGTCGTCGCGCACGGCAACTCGCTGCGCGCGCTGGTCAAGCATCTTGACGGGATCGGCGACGACGAGATCGCCGGGCTCAACATCCCCACCGGCATCCCGCTCCGCTACGAGCTGGACGACGACTTCCGCCCGATCACCAAGGGCGGTCTGTATCTCGACCCCGAGGCCGCCGAGGCCGCCATCAAGGCCGTGGCCAACCAGGGCAAGTAG
- a CDS encoding BlaI/MecI/CopY family transcriptional regulator — translation MKGLGELERSIMDIIWAQPSAVTAREVGRLIADRDLAPTTVMTVLDRLTRKGFLHRTRDGRAWRYEPAESRDAYIAELMLEALDLTGDRSAALTRFAQTVSGNEAEILRRALTELEDE, via the coding sequence GTGAAGGGTCTCGGCGAGCTGGAACGCAGCATCATGGACATCATCTGGGCACAGCCATCCGCGGTCACCGCGCGCGAGGTCGGGCGTCTCATCGCCGACCGGGATCTCGCGCCCACGACCGTGATGACCGTGCTCGACCGGCTCACCCGCAAGGGGTTCCTGCACCGCACCCGTGACGGGCGCGCGTGGCGGTACGAACCGGCGGAGAGCCGCGACGCATACATCGCGGAGCTTATGCTTGAAGCACTCGACCTGACCGGAGACCGGTCGGCCGCACTTACCCGATTCGCACAGACCGTCTCCGGCAACGAGGCGGAGATCCTGCGCAGAGCCCTGACGGAGCTGGAGGACGAGTGA
- a CDS encoding DUF2516 family protein gives MLEIHGVLDLIFWILSIAAFIMSAWALFHAVRTPARAFAITGKQSKKLWLIILGLAALFSFTTAVGYFGIGMGQLNLFAIASVIAAGIYLADVKPAVSEVGKGGNQGPYGPW, from the coding sequence ATGCTTGAGATCCACGGTGTCCTGGATCTGATCTTCTGGATCCTGTCGATCGCCGCGTTCATCATGTCGGCGTGGGCCCTCTTCCACGCCGTACGGACTCCGGCGCGCGCGTTCGCGATCACCGGCAAGCAGAGCAAGAAGCTCTGGCTGATCATCCTGGGACTGGCCGCGCTGTTCTCCTTCACCACGGCGGTGGGCTACTTCGGGATCGGGATGGGCCAGCTCAACCTCTTCGCCATCGCCTCCGTCATCGCCGCCGGCATCTACCTGGCGGACGTGAAGCCGGCCGTCAGCGAGGTCGGCAAGGGCGGGAACCAGGGCCCCTACGGCCCTTGGTGA